From the genome of Triticum aestivum cultivar Chinese Spring chromosome 3B, IWGSC CS RefSeq v2.1, whole genome shotgun sequence, one region includes:
- the LOC123067527 gene encoding uncharacterized protein: MCIFEREKGGFWQFTLPVPTPRSQPQPTGRRKPRSAGEEPDLSPPPLPSVPATSPRAPLALKGLNMAGLLLRRFIRIQPRAPMTAAGGAALFYASWPSSPRTVAHLEVRGEQAAAEVELSKKSCIPCNSKYLHAMSEDSAKKSLEQVTGWELKNEGDILKLHRAWKVKNFVKGLEFFQLVAALAEEEGHHPDLHLVSWNNVKIDVWTHSVRGLTDNDFILAAKINELKLEGLLSKKKATSQE; encoded by the exons ATGTGTATTTTCGAGAGAGAAAAAGGTGGTTTTTGGCAATTTACTCTCCCAGTCCCGACGCCGCGGTCACAGCCGCAGCCGACTGGACGCCGCAAGCCGCGCAGCGCCGGTGAAGAGCCGGACCTGTCACCTCCTCCGCTCCCGTCAGTTCCGGCCACTTCACCGCGAGCCCCGCTGGCCCTCAAAGGCCTCAACATGGCAGGTCTGCTGCTGCGTAGGTTCATCCGGATCCAGCCCCGTGCGCCAATGACCGCCGCCGGTGGAGCCGCGCTCTTCTACGCCTCGTGGCCCTCGTCGCCCCGCACCGTC GCGCACCTGGAGGTGAGGGGGGAGCAGGCCGCTGCTGAAGTTG AAttatcaaagaagagttgtatccCATGCAATTCAAAGTATCTACATGCCATGTCAGAAGATTCTGCTAAAAAGTCACTTGAACAG GTGACTGGTTGGGAACTGAAAAATGAAGGTGACATATTGAAATTACACAGAGCATGGAAGGTGAAGAATTTTGTAAAAGGGCTTGAGTTCTTTCAGCTTGTTGCTGCTCTTGCTGAGGAAGAAG GTCACCACCCAGATCTTCATCTCGTCAGTTGGAACAATGTGAAAATCGATGTCTGGACTCATTCAGTCA GAGGTTTAACAGATAATGACTTCATCCTTGCTGCAAAGATCAATGAACTCAAGCTAGAAGGCCTTTTGAGCAAGAAAAAGGCTACTTCCCAGGAGTAG
- the LOC123070284 gene encoding uncharacterized protein isoform X2, giving the protein MSGGGGGGRGPAAGPVPASARKLVQGLKEIVSRSDSEIYAALRDCGMDPDEAVSRLLSQDTFQEVKNKRDKKKEVNKGTPEPRSRGANNSNSRAARVGTDRTNRSSSVQSVSGGVDNVASRSSILGPGVPSTNSTQKPTVPSSFANKDVVPDGLCGASQSSSGFQQNWCGVPGQMSMADIVKMGRPQGRSSSKSMATADKAFAGQNPSLSNETNHNTKQSASRVAPTTFDQGFPALPDPIPQVINSNHTSADSHQTHESVWFPQDGPPSQSQFTAPEPSGGPLSFVASLESSVLVADAVNLHEKSHTEDNTSIVKQTAIPSERHLEVLHDQVRFGDELLQNSSTYQSQMHSFADEVEVSNVDVDSAATNFQHLSLQNEDLAAANSADDNPAVIIPDHLQLENTDCAHLSFGSFESGAFSGLLPSKVPKYSVEEVPNSDETPAVDQIDVRNQDYYDNGALQSSANEDVETRIDVSGLQYNPPSVSDHVYPNTTQPSIMESQQGNAQAQHLSHFSSLLAQQANTLQSNFLGSNLTQHRDFDFSPFLSAQSAMKYNPAVPTTSYPISMQENLNQGGFSNTQSTQNPPSTSIPSGLPQPQQLSLHPYSQPTLPLGPFASLVGYPYLPQNYYVPPTAFQQAYSSNGPFHQSGGGGAAVPGSAMKYSMPQYKSGLPVMSPPQHSSAVSGYGGFGSSSNIPNFGQNQSASPATTMGIDEALSSQLKEANHYMALQQSDNSAMWLHGAAGSRAVSAVPPGNFYGFQGQSAQGGFREVQQPSQYGGLGYPSFYQSQNGMQQEHPQNPAEGSLNSSQTAPSQPSHQMWQHSY; this is encoded by the exons ATACTTTTCAAGAGGTAAAGAACAAGCGCGACAAGAAAAAGGAG GTGAATAAAGGTACACCTGAGCCAAGATCCCGAGGAGCAAATAACTCAAACAGTCGTGCTGCTAGAGTTGGCACAGATCGTACTAACCGAAGCAGTTCAGTTCAGTCTGTATCCGGCGGAGTTG ATAACGTGGCTTCAAGGTCATCGATATTGGGACCTGGTGTTCCATCAACCAATTCCACTCAGAAGCCAACAGTTCCGAG TTCCTTTGCAAACAAGGACGTGGTTCCTGATGGATTATGCGGAGCATCACAATCATCGTCAGGATTTCAGCAGAATTGGTGTGGGGTGCCTGGTCAGATGTCAATGGCTGATATAGTTAAAATGGGCAGACCTCAAGGAAGGTCTTCTAGCAAGTCTATGGCTACGGCAGACAAAGCATTTGCTGGTCAAAACCCATCTTTGTCAAATGAAACCAACCATAACACAAAACAATCCGCAAGCAGAGTCGCCCCGACAACATTTGACCAAGGATTTCCAGCTCTTCCAGATCCCATTCCTCAAGTTATAAATTCAAATCACACTTCGGCAGACAGCCACCAAACACATGAAAGTGTTTGGTTTCCACAGGATGGACCACCATCACAAAGTCAATTCACAGCCCCTGAGCCATCTGGTGGCCCATTATCATTTGTGGCATCATTGGAGTCATCAGTGCTGGTTGCTGATGCCGTTAACTTGCATGAGAAGTCTCACACAGAAGATAACACTTCAATTGTAAAGCAGACAGCAATACCTTCTGAGAGACACTTGGAAGTTCTTCACGACCAAGTTCGATTCGGTGATGAATTGTTGCAGAACTCAAGTACATACCAATCTCAAATGCATTCATTTGCCGATGAAG TTGAGGTTTCCAACGTTGATGTGGACTCAGCTGCAACGAACTTTCAGCATCTAAGCTTGCAAAACGAAGATCTAGCAGCAGCTAATTCTGCTGATGATAATCCAGCGGTTATAATCCCCGATCATCTACAACTTGAAAATACAGACTGCGCACATCTGAGCTTTGGTAGTTTTGAATCTGGTGCCTTCTCTGGGTTGCTTCCATCCAAGGTCCCTAAATATAGTGTGGAAGAGGTGCCCAACTCAGATGAAACTCCAGCAGTTGATCAAATAGATGTCAG GAATCAAGATTATTATGACAATGGTGCTCTACAGTCATCAGCAAAtgaggatgttgaaaccagaataG ATGTGTCTGGTCTTCAGTATAACCCGCCATCAGTTTCGGATCATGTGTATCCGAACACAACACAGCCAAGTATAATGGAGAGCCAACAAGGAAACGCTCAAGCACAACATCTTTCCCATTTTTCAAGCTTGCTG GCACAGCAAGCTAACACTCTGCAAAGCAACTTCTTGGGGTCAAATCTTACCCAGCACCGGGATTTTGACTTTTCACCATTTTTATCAGCACAGTCAGCTATGAAATATAACCCAGCTGTGCCAACTACCAGTTACCCAATCTCCATGCAGGAG AATTTAAACCAAGGGGGGTTCTCCAACACTCAATCTACACAAAATCCTCCCAGTACGAGCATTCCGTCAGGGCTACCTCAACCTCAGCAATTATCTTTACATCCATACTCTCAGCCAACTCTACCCCTGGGGCCTTTTGCCAGTTTAGTCGGCTATCCATACTTGCCTCAAAACTACTATGTACCACCAACAGCCTTCCAGCAAGCGTATTCAAGTAATGGACCTTTCCATcaatctggtggtggtggtgctgctgtgCCTGGATCTGCTATGAAATACTCGATGCCGCAGTACAAGAGTGGCCTTCCTGTCATGAGCCCACCACAGCATTCATCAGCAGTCTCTGGTTATGGAGGCTTTGGCAGCTCAAGTAATATACCGAATTTTGGCCAAAACCAGAGTGCCTCCCCTGCCACGACTATGGGGATTGATGAAGCTTTAAGTTCACAGTTGAAAGAGGCCAATCACTACATGGCCTTACAGCAG AGCGACAACTCAGCGATGTGGCTTCATGGAGCTGCTGGTTCAAGAGCTGTTTCAGCTGTTCCACCTGGTAACTTTTATGGCTTCCAGGGCCAGAGCGCGCAGGGTGGCTTCCGTGAGGTGCAGCAGCCCTCTCAGTACGGTGGTCTTGGGTACCCGAGCTTTTACCAGTCGCAGAATGGTATGCAGCAGGAGCACCCGCAGAACCCTGCGGAGGGAAGCCTGAACAGCTCCCAGACTGCCCCGTCTCAGCCATCACACCAGATGTGGCAGCACAGCTACTAA
- the LOC123070284 gene encoding uncharacterized protein isoform X1, with protein sequence MSGGGGGGRGPAAGPVPASARKLVQGLKEIVSRSDSEIYAALRDCGMDPDEAVSRLLSQDTFQEVKNKRDKKKEVNKGTPEPRSRGANNSNSRAARVGTDRTNRSSSVQSVSGGVDNVASRSSILGPGVPSTNSTQKPTVPSSFANKDVVPDGLCGASQSSSGFQQNWCGVPGQMSMADIVKMGRPQGRSSSKSMATADKAFAGQNPSLSNETNHNTKQSASRVAPTTFDQGFPALPDPIPQVINSNHTSADSHQTHESVWFPQDGPPSQSQFTAPEPSGGPLSFVASLESSVLVADAVNLHEKSHTEDNTSIVKQTAIPSERHLEVLHDQVRFGDELLQNSSTYQSQMHSFADEVEVSNVDVDSAATNFQHLSLQNEDLAAANSADDNPAVIIPDHLQLENTDCAHLSFGSFESGAFSGLLPSKVPKYSVEEVPNSDETPAVDQIDVRNQDYYDNGALQSSANEDVETRIGTNIENTDVPSVSQPDILMQGALDVSGLQYNPPSVSDHVYPNTTQPSIMESQQGNAQAQHLSHFSSLLAQQANTLQSNFLGSNLTQHRDFDFSPFLSAQSAMKYNPAVPTTSYPISMQENLNQGGFSNTQSTQNPPSTSIPSGLPQPQQLSLHPYSQPTLPLGPFASLVGYPYLPQNYYVPPTAFQQAYSSNGPFHQSGGGGAAVPGSAMKYSMPQYKSGLPVMSPPQHSSAVSGYGGFGSSSNIPNFGQNQSASPATTMGIDEALSSQLKEANHYMALQQSDNSAMWLHGAAGSRAVSAVPPGNFYGFQGQSAQGGFREVQQPSQYGGLGYPSFYQSQNGMQQEHPQNPAEGSLNSSQTAPSQPSHQMWQHSY encoded by the exons ATACTTTTCAAGAGGTAAAGAACAAGCGCGACAAGAAAAAGGAG GTGAATAAAGGTACACCTGAGCCAAGATCCCGAGGAGCAAATAACTCAAACAGTCGTGCTGCTAGAGTTGGCACAGATCGTACTAACCGAAGCAGTTCAGTTCAGTCTGTATCCGGCGGAGTTG ATAACGTGGCTTCAAGGTCATCGATATTGGGACCTGGTGTTCCATCAACCAATTCCACTCAGAAGCCAACAGTTCCGAG TTCCTTTGCAAACAAGGACGTGGTTCCTGATGGATTATGCGGAGCATCACAATCATCGTCAGGATTTCAGCAGAATTGGTGTGGGGTGCCTGGTCAGATGTCAATGGCTGATATAGTTAAAATGGGCAGACCTCAAGGAAGGTCTTCTAGCAAGTCTATGGCTACGGCAGACAAAGCATTTGCTGGTCAAAACCCATCTTTGTCAAATGAAACCAACCATAACACAAAACAATCCGCAAGCAGAGTCGCCCCGACAACATTTGACCAAGGATTTCCAGCTCTTCCAGATCCCATTCCTCAAGTTATAAATTCAAATCACACTTCGGCAGACAGCCACCAAACACATGAAAGTGTTTGGTTTCCACAGGATGGACCACCATCACAAAGTCAATTCACAGCCCCTGAGCCATCTGGTGGCCCATTATCATTTGTGGCATCATTGGAGTCATCAGTGCTGGTTGCTGATGCCGTTAACTTGCATGAGAAGTCTCACACAGAAGATAACACTTCAATTGTAAAGCAGACAGCAATACCTTCTGAGAGACACTTGGAAGTTCTTCACGACCAAGTTCGATTCGGTGATGAATTGTTGCAGAACTCAAGTACATACCAATCTCAAATGCATTCATTTGCCGATGAAG TTGAGGTTTCCAACGTTGATGTGGACTCAGCTGCAACGAACTTTCAGCATCTAAGCTTGCAAAACGAAGATCTAGCAGCAGCTAATTCTGCTGATGATAATCCAGCGGTTATAATCCCCGATCATCTACAACTTGAAAATACAGACTGCGCACATCTGAGCTTTGGTAGTTTTGAATCTGGTGCCTTCTCTGGGTTGCTTCCATCCAAGGTCCCTAAATATAGTGTGGAAGAGGTGCCCAACTCAGATGAAACTCCAGCAGTTGATCAAATAGATGTCAG GAATCAAGATTATTATGACAATGGTGCTCTACAGTCATCAGCAAAtgaggatgttgaaaccagaataGGTACCAACATTGAGAATACTGATGTCCCTTCAGTTTCGCAGCCTGATATACTGATGCAAGGTGCTCTAGATGTGTCTGGTCTTCAGTATAACCCGCCATCAGTTTCGGATCATGTGTATCCGAACACAACACAGCCAAGTATAATGGAGAGCCAACAAGGAAACGCTCAAGCACAACATCTTTCCCATTTTTCAAGCTTGCTG GCACAGCAAGCTAACACTCTGCAAAGCAACTTCTTGGGGTCAAATCTTACCCAGCACCGGGATTTTGACTTTTCACCATTTTTATCAGCACAGTCAGCTATGAAATATAACCCAGCTGTGCCAACTACCAGTTACCCAATCTCCATGCAGGAG AATTTAAACCAAGGGGGGTTCTCCAACACTCAATCTACACAAAATCCTCCCAGTACGAGCATTCCGTCAGGGCTACCTCAACCTCAGCAATTATCTTTACATCCATACTCTCAGCCAACTCTACCCCTGGGGCCTTTTGCCAGTTTAGTCGGCTATCCATACTTGCCTCAAAACTACTATGTACCACCAACAGCCTTCCAGCAAGCGTATTCAAGTAATGGACCTTTCCATcaatctggtggtggtggtgctgctgtgCCTGGATCTGCTATGAAATACTCGATGCCGCAGTACAAGAGTGGCCTTCCTGTCATGAGCCCACCACAGCATTCATCAGCAGTCTCTGGTTATGGAGGCTTTGGCAGCTCAAGTAATATACCGAATTTTGGCCAAAACCAGAGTGCCTCCCCTGCCACGACTATGGGGATTGATGAAGCTTTAAGTTCACAGTTGAAAGAGGCCAATCACTACATGGCCTTACAGCAG AGCGACAACTCAGCGATGTGGCTTCATGGAGCTGCTGGTTCAAGAGCTGTTTCAGCTGTTCCACCTGGTAACTTTTATGGCTTCCAGGGCCAGAGCGCGCAGGGTGGCTTCCGTGAGGTGCAGCAGCCCTCTCAGTACGGTGGTCTTGGGTACCCGAGCTTTTACCAGTCGCAGAATGGTATGCAGCAGGAGCACCCGCAGAACCCTGCGGAGGGAAGCCTGAACAGCTCCCAGACTGCCCCGTCTCAGCCATCACACCAGATGTGGCAGCACAGCTACTAA